CAAGGGGCGTATTTGGGTTGGTACGCTGGATAATGGCATAAGTATTATTGAAAACGGAAAAATCACGAACCCACAAGGCGTGGATTTTGACTTTTTGGGAAGTGCCACCTATATTTTGGAAGGGAGCGATGGCACAATTTATATCATTTTCGTAAAAGGTATAGTGACCTATAAAAACGGAAAACTGGAGTACTTGCTAAAAGGAACTGAAGAAAACCAAATCTCAGGACTACAGCAGGCAGCTTGGTATGATAGCAATACCTTATATCTAAGTTCATCACAAACGGGTATTTTCAAAATGACCCTTAACCCTCTAAAAATTGAAAATATTTACAATGAAAAAGACGGGATAAACAACATCTGCTACTCGGTTTTTGTGGATGCCAAAAAAGATGTCTGGGTGGGTGCTTATGGCGAACTCTACAAAATATCAAAAGGAACGCTTACGAAGTTTAAATTCCAACAAGAGGATTTTGACAAAAACCGTATTTATGGAATTCTCGAAGAAAATGAAAATGAGCTTTTTTTAAGTTTTGAAGGCAATGGCTTTGGAATATTCAATAAGCATACAGGTAATTTAAAAATCATAAATGAAGCCCAGGGCCTTCCCTCAAAATATATTTACAGAGCTATTAAAGATACCGAAGGCAACCATTGGATGACTAGTTATGGTGAGGGAATTATTCGTTACAGGGATACCGCTTTCAAGATTTATGATGATACACAGGGTTTGCCATCAAAATCAGTAAATGATATCGCGGAATGGGACAATGAATTGCTCATGGCCACAAATGATGGGGTGTTTGCTTTAGACGAATCTCAAAACATTCGGCTCATAACAAGAAGCGGTGCCATAAAAAACCTCTTTATTACACCCATGGGAAACCTCCTTTATACTACCGAAAAAGCTGTTTTTGAACACACTAAGAGCAGCCATAGACCTACATTAATAGATGAGGGAGATTACAACCTATTGTTTAAAGACCAGAATAAAACCTTCCTTTTTGGAACCGATAAAATTAAAGTTTTGGCAAAAGATTCCACATATTATATAAATTCCCGAAGAGCCATAACCATTGTACCTATCGCTGATCGTTATATTCTTTGCAAAATAGCAGGTCTGTTCCAAATGAACGATAGAAAAACAGACACCATTCCAGGACTTCACCCCAATTTGCACAATGACTTTAGGAGCTTGGATGTCATCAATTCAAATGAAGTACTGGCGGGAAACGAAAAAAAATTGTACCACATAACACTGCAGAACGAGCGTTTTAAAATTCAGACGTTTGACATGGGCCGCTTTGCCTACTTGAAACAATTTAGGGCATTGAAGGTTGATGGCAACAATTTATGGCTGGCTGGCAGAGATATGTTGTTAAAAGTTGATCTAGAATTTTTATTGAAAAAAGATAGTGTTGTGGCAAAAAAATATACCACTGTCTCCCATTTTTTGGAAAACGATATCGATTTCAATTCACTTTTTATTACGGCGGACAAAACCATTTTGGCCACTTCCCTCAGCGGAATGCTTGCCTTTAATGAAAAAGCATACCTTGCCAATACGCAGCCTCCAAAACTAAATCTTTCGGAAATTCTTTTGTTTTCAGAACCCTTGGAGGATAGCCTTTACAGAACCAACAAAGGCATTGTTCTCCCCCATCAAAAAAACTATTTAAGTTTTTTAATGGAAGCTATAACGTTTACAAACCCAGAAAACGTTCATTATAAATACAGAATGAAAGGACTTCGGGATGGAAATGAATGGTCGCAACCTACCAAAAACCCTATAGCAGTCTTTTCTTACCTTCCCCCGGGTGATTATACTTTTGAATTTATTGCCGATAATGGTGATGGTGTATGGCAAAATGAACCTTTTCAATATGCATTTGTGATAACTGTTCCGTTTTGGAAGACATGGTTTTTTTGGGTTTCTTTATTATCTATTTCATCATTAAGTGTTTTTTTATTTTACTATTTCAAAAACAAAGCAGAACAAAAAAGAAACGAAGCTTATACCCACAATCTCATCAAAGCCCAAGAAGAAGAACGTACGCGTGTTGCACGTGAGCTTCACGACAGCGTTGGACAAAAATTGATGCTGCTCTCTAAAAAAACCAAATCAAACGGCAACCAAGAAATGGAGTTTTTAGCGACTAATACCTTGGAAGAACTGCGTGCAATTTCGAGAGGTCTCCATCCTGCAACACTGGAACGCTTGGGCCCCACAGCTGCCATTCGAAATATGGTGGATGAAGTGGATTCTAATACAAATATTTTCTTTACCCATGAAATTGATGATATCGATGCTTTTTTAAGTAGAGAAGCATCATTACATTTGTATAGGATTATACAAGAAATTTTAAACAATATGGTAAAACATGCTGAAGCAAAAGCCGCTTCAGTTACCATTGAAAAAAAGGACCATAGCATTGAAGCCGTTATTGTAGATAATGGAAAAGGATTTGAAATTTCCGAAAAAGTAAAAACCAGTACGAGCCTCGGAATGAAAACCTTAATGGAACGTGCAAAAATTTTACACTCAAAAATTGATATAAAAAGTCAAATCAATAAAGGAACAACCATAACGCTAATTATCCCAATATAAATGCATGAAAAGAGTAAGATTTCTGTTGTTATTGCAGATGATCATCCTATGATTTTAAAAGGATTGCATGATGAGTTACAAGCAAATAACTACACTGTTTTGGGCCAAGCGGCCAATGGCATGCAGGCACTGGAACTTATATTAACCCACAACCCAACCATTGCCTTACTTGATATTGACATGCCTCTTTTAACAGGTTTTGAAGTTATAAAAATGTCAAAACAGAAAGGTGTAGACACGAAGTTTATTATTCTCTCCTTTCACAAAGACAACGAATATATATCTCAGGCCAAAGCACTTCAAATAAATGGATATCTTTTGAAAGAAGACTCATTTTCTGAAATTGAAGACTGCATTCAATGTGTTTTAAACGGTGATGTTTGCTTCAGTCGTTCATTCGCCCCTTCTTCGCTTGCAAGTGTTTCCGAAGAATTAAAAAAAATAAAGCACTTAACTTCTTCTGAAAAAACGATTTTAAAGTTAGTAGCAGAACAATTGAGCAGCAGCGAAATTGCCGAAAAGCTTTTTATTTCCGTACGCACGGTAGAAAAACACCGGAGCAACATAATCATGAAGCTAGAAATTGAAAATATCACCACCAATGCCTTGACCAATTGGGCATATTTGCATAAAAATGTTATTAAAGAGCTTTAGATTTAATAGCCAAAATCAGCTTTTATCTTGTCTGCCCTGTCCAGTAATTTATCAATGGTTATAAAATCTACCTCTTCTTTATCGTAGGCCCCTTGAAAAATTTTCATTGCTTTTTTGGGTTCGCCGGTTTCTTCGTAATAGCGCCCCAAATAATAATCGCCCAATACCGTATCCGGGTATTGCCTTTTTGCCAAGGTTGCAATCTCTCGTAAAGACTCCCATTGGTTTCGTTTTTCGGCAGCAGTGGCCGTAGCGATAAAATCATTGACGCGAATGTTATTGGTAATGCCAAAAAGATCCTCTATCACTTTATATTTGTCAAGCAAATACTGGCTAATTGGCGTATCCAATTTCAATAAAACTTCAGTGAATTCCTTTTTGCTGATGGGCCTATAAACCGAAAAT
The Aequorivita iocasae genome window above contains:
- a CDS encoding sensor histidine kinase gives rise to the protein MKRLFLTFFLLCFCSLVSTAQRYQFKKYKTEEGLVNNETFAILQDSQNRIWVSTTGGISCFNGKTFKNYTTEDGLVSNIVFSIFEDSKGRIWVGTLDNGISIIENGKITNPQGVDFDFLGSATYILEGSDGTIYIIFVKGIVTYKNGKLEYLLKGTEENQISGLQQAAWYDSNTLYLSSSQTGIFKMTLNPLKIENIYNEKDGINNICYSVFVDAKKDVWVGAYGELYKISKGTLTKFKFQQEDFDKNRIYGILEENENELFLSFEGNGFGIFNKHTGNLKIINEAQGLPSKYIYRAIKDTEGNHWMTSYGEGIIRYRDTAFKIYDDTQGLPSKSVNDIAEWDNELLMATNDGVFALDESQNIRLITRSGAIKNLFITPMGNLLYTTEKAVFEHTKSSHRPTLIDEGDYNLLFKDQNKTFLFGTDKIKVLAKDSTYYINSRRAITIVPIADRYILCKIAGLFQMNDRKTDTIPGLHPNLHNDFRSLDVINSNEVLAGNEKKLYHITLQNERFKIQTFDMGRFAYLKQFRALKVDGNNLWLAGRDMLLKVDLEFLLKKDSVVAKKYTTVSHFLENDIDFNSLFITADKTILATSLSGMLAFNEKAYLANTQPPKLNLSEILLFSEPLEDSLYRTNKGIVLPHQKNYLSFLMEAITFTNPENVHYKYRMKGLRDGNEWSQPTKNPIAVFSYLPPGDYTFEFIADNGDGVWQNEPFQYAFVITVPFWKTWFFWVSLLSISSLSVFLFYYFKNKAEQKRNEAYTHNLIKAQEEERTRVARELHDSVGQKLMLLSKKTKSNGNQEMEFLATNTLEELRAISRGLHPATLERLGPTAAIRNMVDEVDSNTNIFFTHEIDDIDAFLSREASLHLYRIIQEILNNMVKHAEAKAASVTIEKKDHSIEAVIVDNGKGFEISEKVKTSTSLGMKTLMERAKILHSKIDIKSQINKGTTITLIIPI
- a CDS encoding response regulator, which codes for MHEKSKISVVIADDHPMILKGLHDELQANNYTVLGQAANGMQALELILTHNPTIALLDIDMPLLTGFEVIKMSKQKGVDTKFIILSFHKDNEYISQAKALQINGYLLKEDSFSEIEDCIQCVLNGDVCFSRSFAPSSLASVSEELKKIKHLTSSEKTILKLVAEQLSSSEIAEKLFISVRTVEKHRSNIIMKLEIENITTNALTNWAYLHKNVIKEL